A window of Salvia splendens isolate huo1 chromosome 8, SspV2, whole genome shotgun sequence genomic DNA:
AAGACTTGTTCTGTTGTTCACAATAGAAGGCCACAAATTCGACGTACTCGCCGCCGCCGCGCAGCGCGCAATCCAAATTAGCGCCGCCGAGGAGTATAAGGCAAAATTCGCCGCATCAGGAACATGATCGGCCGCTGCCGCCGCAGCTGCCGGAGGAATTCAGGAGGGCGATCGAGGAGATGGCGCGCGGGAAGGAGCTGACGGCGCCGGCGACGTTGGTGATTCAGAAGGAGCTGTTCCGCACCGACGTGAGCAAAAACCACAACCGCCTCTCGATCCCGGCGAGCCAGATCAGCGACGGCTTCCTGACGGAGGAGGAGCGGCGCCGCCTCAGGGCGAGGAGGAAGGGCCGCGTGGACGTGAGGGTCGTGGATCTGCGTCGGTGATTTGGGAAGGAGAGGGAGAACACAAGCTGAACAACCCATTTTAAACGTGAAATTACCATTCCGcccttttataattaattaatctaaaaatatttttcatgtggcaaattctggaccactcatttaataaaaatgagtggctaatattgcatctcatttctcaattagcctaaaaaatctcaattgatcatggacctataattatatataaaatatattttatatattttaaattataaaatatattgtgaaatataaatataattataaataaaatataaataatattctaaaaactcaaattatctattttcattgatgttgaaagtgaggtataccgcaaaagtatggtataccgaaaacgaagtacggtatcggtatggaatttcgccataccgaaaataaggcaTATCGAACTGTTCAGTACACTGAAAATTTTGGTAaaataaatgtatgattttttcacATACCGAACTTTctgtaaggtatacggtatggtggtttcggtaataTATACTGTACCTACTGTCCCTGGTTATACTCTATGCTATAGGAAATGGATGACATGTTTGGTCACATACATTGTGACAGACTCCTATATTCCTTTCATTATGATATATTTGTATAAGTtgatataagaaaataaaatgcgaattttgttttatttttcttcgttgtaataaaaataaaatttccgTGCTATGTGAAAACATCATAAGATTGATATGGCGCTTTCATAATACTAGTAAAAGTATGTTCCTACTTTATGTTTTATGCCGACAGAAGTGATTTTAATAGTTTCATATAATGTGGATATGAATTAATTCCGTGATTTTAGCATAAAATCCAAAAGTTGCACTGCGTAAGTCGCGTgacataatatattttgtgagtgaaataagtgtTTGTTTAACTAACATGAATACATGATATGTATGACCACAGGTCCACTACTAATCAACACCGACATATTCGTGAAAATAGAGGCATCCCATTTTCATAATAAACcgataataataatgataataataataataatgttgtaatatatggaatataatatatgcaatttacgtgcattcttattattaataaatttaggAATACCTCATATTTGGGCCGGGTTCATACATATACTTTAAGTTTCAACGTTTAATTTTGAGTAGAGTATacaatagtactagtattagttATATTTCTAGACATTGAAGAATTAGAATCTTGAAACTTCTTATGTAGAAATTAAGAATAACATCTATTAAAAATCACAAATGGCCTActt
This region includes:
- the LOC121745712 gene encoding B3 domain-containing protein At2g24670-like — translated: MSTTEVSKATNSTYSPPPRSAQSKLAPPRSIRQNSPHQEHDRPLPPQLPEEFRRAIEEMARGKELTAPATLVIQKELFRTDVSKNHNRLSIPASQISDGFLTEEERRRLRARRKGRVDVRVVDLRR